From a single Photobacterium gaetbulicola Gung47 genomic region:
- a CDS encoding phosphatidylserine decarboxylase (COG0688), with translation MTSQSYNYVTTLLKDSLFLDDTVHDNFKIGLQYCAPKQTLTQLAGKLASLKAGKLTTAVIRWFIRQYGIDMNEARNPDPAAYDTFNDFFVRELKDGARPIDDTATVICHPADACVSQLGPITGGELIQAKGHTYEAVELLGGDQTLAEEFLDGHFATLYLSPKDYHRVHMPCDGILRHMVYIPGELFSVNPLTAKNVPNLFARNERVVCIFDTEFGPMAQVLVGATIVGSIETVWAGTITPPRSPEIHRWNYPAEGEQAITLKKGEEMGRFKLGSTVINLFPKNAIEFVDGLEAGVPTKMGSAYATRVSGEQ, from the coding sequence ATGACGAGCCAAAGTTATAATTACGTAACCACCTTGTTGAAAGACTCACTGTTTCTGGACGATACCGTGCACGACAATTTCAAAATCGGCTTGCAGTACTGCGCGCCAAAGCAAACCCTGACTCAGCTCGCTGGCAAACTTGCCTCCCTGAAGGCTGGCAAACTCACTACCGCGGTGATCCGTTGGTTCATCCGCCAGTACGGCATTGATATGAATGAAGCACGTAACCCTGATCCGGCGGCTTACGATACCTTCAACGACTTCTTTGTCCGTGAACTCAAAGACGGCGCCCGCCCAATCGATGACACTGCCACGGTTATCTGCCATCCGGCCGATGCCTGTGTCAGCCAGTTGGGCCCAATCACCGGTGGCGAGCTTATCCAGGCAAAAGGCCACACCTATGAAGCCGTAGAGCTACTAGGTGGCGACCAGACCCTGGCCGAAGAGTTCCTGGACGGCCACTTTGCCACACTGTACCTGTCCCCTAAAGACTACCACCGCGTCCACATGCCGTGTGACGGCATCCTGCGCCATATGGTCTACATTCCGGGCGAGCTGTTCTCGGTCAACCCACTAACGGCAAAAAATGTACCGAACCTGTTTGCCCGCAACGAGCGTGTAGTGTGTATTTTCGATACCGAATTTGGCCCGATGGCCCAAGTGCTGGTCGGTGCAACCATTGTCGGCAGTATTGAAACGGTGTGGGCCGGCACCATTACCCCACCGCGCAGCCCGGAAATCCACCGCTGGAACTACCCTGCCGAGGGAGAGCAGGCCATCACTCTCAAGAAAGGGGAGGAGATGGGCCGCTTCAAGCTAGGCTCGACAGTGATCAACCTATTCCCGAAAAATGCCATCGAGTTTGTCGACGGTCTGGAAGCCGGTGTCCCGACCAAAATGGGCAGCGCCTACGCAACGCGCGTTTCCGGTGAGCAATAA